A DNA window from Thermodesulfobacteriota bacterium contains the following coding sequences:
- a CDS encoding PAS domain-containing protein, protein MSSKEYTSIDKRAFAKRFLVAFIPSVLVALGIIAVVYFVHRDSERTVLEAGEAHRVEVQRRHIIDRFRSVVTDLLFLSEQNEVKKFLESGGSGYRREIAREYLFFSQKKGIYDQIRLIDSAGMELGRVNYNNGDVSLVPDEGLQSKAGRYYFKETIGLGRGEVFVSPFDLNVEKGKIEEPLKPMIRFGTPVFDNEGRKRGVVVLNYLGRRLINTFKDAFTEGPGRFVLLNPDGFYLHGLRPGDEWGFMYEDGGERRFGVDYPEAWHEVSGTESGRFYSEGGLFTFTTVYPLKGTMGQVDFKGGGVESPYYWKVVSFMSADALAAEGGHGHWAVFSSLGIILLLGVGAGFFAGASVRRVAAERKLRAAKDGLEVKVAERTAALISLNKHLTAEVAERIRTEEVLRRSKESLDKAQRVARLGSWDWDIVKNELTWSDEVHRIFGLEPDEFDATYEAFLAFVHPDDREAVKKAVEGALGDSKPYSIEHRIVLPDGAERIVLEQAEVTLDGTGRPVRMVGTTHDITERRKMRDEALKSQKLESLGVLAGGIAHDFNNLLTSILGNLSFAKRTLSKGDNIYTRIDESEKASVRAAELVQQLLTFARGGEPVKKVVSIGKVVRESVSIVLRGSKVKEECVVPDDLAAVEADEGQISQVMNNILINAEQAMIEGGTVRVVCENLGAGEKRPLQLPDGDYIRITVADEGVGIGKDTLQKIFDPYFTTKRRGSGLGLASAYSIVKNHGGLITVESEWGVGATFHIYLPASDKEVPEEREVEEVPLEGAGRILIMDDEKTIGGFVCDLLEQSGYETDLAGCGDEAIEKYEKARSSGSPFSAVIMDLTIRGGMGGEEAIGKLREMDPDVRAIVSSGYSNSPVMADYKSYGFSGILKKPYKADDLMAAVREVIKA, encoded by the coding sequence ATGAGTTCAAAAGAGTACACATCCATCGACAAACGGGCGTTCGCAAAGCGCTTCCTTGTCGCCTTTATCCCTTCCGTGCTGGTCGCGCTGGGCATTATCGCGGTGGTCTACTTTGTGCACCGCGATAGCGAAAGGACCGTGCTCGAGGCCGGAGAGGCCCACCGCGTGGAGGTGCAGAGAAGGCACATTATCGACAGGTTCCGCTCGGTCGTCACGGACCTCCTGTTCCTCTCCGAGCAGAACGAGGTCAAAAAGTTCCTCGAAAGCGGCGGCAGCGGCTACAGGCGGGAGATAGCCAGAGAGTACCTCTTTTTCAGCCAGAAGAAGGGGATCTACGACCAGATACGCCTTATCGATTCGGCCGGCATGGAGCTTGGCAGGGTCAACTACAATAACGGCGACGTCTCCCTGGTCCCGGACGAGGGGCTTCAGAGCAAGGCGGGCCGCTACTACTTCAAGGAGACCATCGGGCTCGGCCGAGGGGAGGTCTTCGTCTCTCCCTTCGACCTGAACGTGGAGAAGGGGAAGATAGAGGAGCCCCTTAAGCCCATGATACGCTTCGGCACCCCGGTATTCGATAACGAGGGGCGAAAGAGGGGGGTGGTGGTCCTTAACTATCTGGGACGGAGGCTCATAAACACCTTTAAGGATGCCTTCACCGAAGGCCCCGGAAGGTTCGTGCTCCTTAACCCGGACGGTTTTTACCTCCACGGGCTCAGGCCCGGCGACGAGTGGGGCTTCATGTACGAGGACGGGGGAGAGCGGAGGTTCGGGGTCGACTACCCCGAGGCCTGGCATGAGGTGTCCGGGACGGAGTCGGGACGGTTTTATAGTGAGGGAGGGCTCTTTACCTTTACGACGGTCTATCCGCTCAAGGGCACCATGGGGCAGGTCGATTTCAAGGGGGGCGGGGTGGAAAGCCCCTACTACTGGAAGGTCGTCTCCTTCATGTCCGCGGACGCGCTCGCGGCGGAGGGTGGACACGGGCACTGGGCCGTCTTTTCGTCTTTGGGCATTATCCTTCTCCTGGGCGTGGGCGCCGGGTTCTTTGCCGGGGCGAGCGTTAGGAGAGTAGCGGCCGAGCGGAAGCTCCGGGCGGCAAAGGATGGGCTCGAGGTGAAAGTGGCAGAGAGGACCGCGGCGCTTATAAGTCTCAATAAGCACCTGACGGCCGAGGTCGCCGAACGCATACGCACCGAGGAGGTGCTCCGCAGGAGCAAGGAGAGTCTCGACAAGGCGCAGAGGGTTGCACGCCTCGGGAGCTGGGACTGGGATATAGTGAAAAACGAGCTCACCTGGTCCGACGAGGTCCACCGTATCTTCGGGTTGGAGCCCGATGAGTTCGACGCGACCTACGAGGCGTTTCTCGCCTTCGTCCACCCCGACGACAGGGAGGCCGTCAAGAAGGCGGTGGAAGGGGCCCTTGGCGACAGCAAGCCCTACAGCATCGAACACCGCATCGTCCTGCCCGACGGCGCCGAGCGCATCGTCCTGGAGCAGGCCGAGGTCACGCTCGACGGAACGGGCCGGCCCGTCAGGATGGTGGGGACGACCCATGACATAACCGAGCGCAGGAAGATGAGGGATGAGGCGTTGAAGAGTCAGAAACTCGAATCCCTCGGCGTCCTCGCCGGAGGCATCGCCCACGACTTCAATAACCTCCTGACCTCCATCCTCGGCAACCTCTCCTTCGCCAAGCGCACCCTTTCCAAGGGGGACAACATATACACGAGGATAGACGAGTCGGAGAAGGCCTCGGTCCGGGCGGCCGAGCTGGTGCAGCAGCTCCTTACCTTCGCCAGGGGCGGGGAGCCGGTGAAGAAGGTCGTCTCCATCGGGAAGGTGGTAAGGGAGTCGGTGAGTATAGTCTTGAGGGGCTCCAAGGTGAAGGAAGAGTGCGTCGTCCCGGACGACCTCGCGGCGGTGGAGGCCGACGAGGGGCAGATAAGCCAGGTAATGAATAATATTCTCATAAACGCCGAGCAGGCCATGATCGAGGGAGGGACCGTCCGGGTAGTGTGCGAGAACCTAGGGGCCGGTGAGAAGCGGCCGCTCCAGCTGCCGGACGGGGACTACATAAGGATAACCGTCGCCGACGAGGGGGTCGGGATAGGAAAGGATACCCTGCAGAAGATATTCGACCCTTACTTTACGACCAAGAGGAGGGGGAGCGGGCTCGGGCTTGCCAGCGCCTACTCCATAGTCAAGAACCACGGCGGGCTAATCACTGTCGAGTCCGAATGGGGGGTCGGGGCGACCTTCCACATCTATCTCCCGGCTTCGGATAAGGAGGTCCCCGAGGAGAGGGAGGTGGAGGAGGTGCCGCTTGAGGGCGCGGGGCGTATCCTCATCATGGACGACGAGAAGACGATAGGGGGGTTCGTCTGCGACCTGCTGGAGCAGAGCGGATACGAGACGGACCTTGCCGGGTGCGGCGACGAGGCGATAGAGAAGTATGAAAAGGCCCGGAGTTCCGGCAGCCCCTTTTCAGCCGTCATAATGGACCTGACCATAAGGGGCGGCATGGGGGGGGAGGAGGCGATAGGGAAGCTCCGCGAGATGGACCCCGACGTCAGGGCGATCGTATCGAGCGGCTATTCCAACTCCCCGGTGATGGCCGACTACAAATCCTACGGCTTTAGCGGCATCTTGAAAAAACCGTATAAGGCCGACGACCTGATGGCAGCCGTGCGCGAGGTCATTAAAGCCTGA
- the queF gene encoding preQ(1) synthase, translating into MKDYGKKKVSEAGLEAWDNPTPERDYTIEITLPEFTCLCPRSGYPDFATIRVAYVPDKKIVELRSLKLYLNSFRDVAISHEAATNTVFDELKKLLKPRKLEVTGEFNPRGNVKTVIKVSL; encoded by the coding sequence ATGAAGGACTATGGAAAGAAAAAGGTGAGCGAGGCCGGGCTCGAGGCCTGGGATAACCCCACGCCCGAGAGGGATTACACAATCGAGATAACGCTTCCCGAGTTCACCTGCCTGTGCCCGCGCTCGGGCTATCCGGACTTCGCGACCATAAGGGTCGCCTACGTGCCGGACAAGAAGATAGTCGAGCTCCGGAGCCTGAAACTCTACCTGAACTCCTTCCGCGACGTGGCCATATCGCACGAGGCGGCGACGAACACGGTCTTCGACGAACTGAAGAAGCTCCTGAAACCTCGAAAACTCGAAGTCACCGGAGAGTTCAACCCCAGGGGCAACGTGAAGACGGTTATAAAGGTAAGCCTCTGA
- a CDS encoding DsrE family protein — protein sequence MDTVTIVLQDASYGSEKLWNALRLSEALLTVGTGVRIFLYADSVAAAKKGQSPPKGYYNVGEMLGALIKKGAEVRSCLTCTKARGFTQEEFIEGAVVGKTIDLARWVKEEGKVLVF from the coding sequence ATGGACACGGTGACAATAGTCCTGCAGGACGCGTCCTACGGGAGCGAAAAACTCTGGAACGCGTTAAGGCTCTCCGAGGCGCTTCTAACGGTCGGGACCGGGGTGAGGATATTCCTTTACGCCGACAGCGTCGCGGCGGCCAAGAAGGGCCAGTCCCCGCCCAAGGGGTACTATAATGTGGGCGAGATGCTCGGGGCGCTCATAAAGAAGGGGGCCGAGGTGAGGAGCTGCCTTACATGCACAAAGGCCAGGGGGTTCACCCAGGAGGAGTTCATCGAGGGCGCGGTCGTCGGGAAGACCATAGACCTGGCGAGGTGGGTGAAGGAAGAGGGAAAGGTGCTGGTATTCTGA
- a CDS encoding MMPL family transporter — protein MKKFLLKPVIFSVDHPKVVAALYLVLTFLFAVQIPSIRIDTDPENMLSAEEPVRIAHEEVKRDFFLHDTIVLGVVDSASSDGPFTPATLENIARITDEILKIDGVIARDVISPTTTDDIRGEGGLLTIEPLMGRTVKSPEAAREVRDRALANPILKDLLVAADGEAITIFIPIEQKDQSHRISKEIRAITERHGGGSETYHMAGLPVAEDTFGTEMFKQMGISAPLAGFLIFLLMLFFFRAPLLVLSSMAVAMMTVLWAMGFLIGAGFTVHIMSSMIPIFLMPIAVVDSIHLLSEFHDRLPSAGDRKKAILEVTDELFVPMLFTSVTSAVGFASLLFTPIPPVRVFGGFISFGILAAWIMTITLLPAFIMLLPEKALKRFKGRAEGAGGAAYRFQQGLGRFAVKRAKSILVACTLLVAVSVYGISLTVVNDNPVRWFHSDHPIRVADRVLNSHFGGTYMAYLVFEGEEGGEVMKEPETLAYIERLQRELASVDVVGKTTSIVDVIKKVSFELHDGDPAYNALPDTPEKVAQYLFLYEMSGDPDDLYHLVDPSYEKANVWVQLTSGDNRDMKRVEEFATAYMEKNPPPGMESRWAGLTYLNVVWQEKMVAGMLRALAGSAVTVFIIMALLFRAPLWGLISMVPLTMTITLIYGLVGMSGKYYDMPIAVLSALTLGISIDFAIHLCQRTRQIRAGAPDWDVTVGRLFDEPVRAILRNVVVIAVGFLPLLLSPLVPYKTVGVFFAAIMAVSGFATLLLLPALMALLRSRLKL, from the coding sequence GTGAAAAAGTTCCTTCTGAAGCCCGTAATATTTTCGGTTGACCATCCGAAGGTCGTGGCGGCGCTCTACCTCGTCCTGACCTTTCTCTTTGCCGTACAGATACCCTCCATACGCATAGACACCGACCCCGAGAACATGCTCTCCGCCGAAGAGCCCGTCCGGATCGCCCACGAAGAAGTCAAGCGCGACTTTTTCCTCCACGACACCATAGTGCTCGGCGTTGTGGATTCCGCTTCTTCCGATGGTCCCTTCACCCCCGCCACGCTCGAAAATATAGCCAGGATAACGGACGAGATACTGAAGATAGACGGCGTTATCGCAAGGGACGTCATAAGCCCCACCACCACCGACGACATCCGGGGCGAGGGCGGCCTCCTGACGATAGAGCCCCTTATGGGGAGGACCGTTAAAAGCCCGGAGGCCGCCCGGGAGGTAAGGGACAGGGCACTCGCCAATCCTATCCTGAAGGACCTCCTCGTGGCCGCCGACGGCGAGGCCATAACCATCTTCATACCCATAGAGCAAAAGGACCAGAGCCACAGGATATCCAAAGAGATAAGGGCGATAACCGAAAGGCACGGTGGGGGGAGCGAGACCTACCACATGGCCGGACTTCCGGTCGCGGAAGATACTTTCGGTACCGAGATGTTCAAGCAGATGGGTATCTCCGCCCCGCTCGCGGGGTTTTTGATATTCCTCCTCATGCTCTTTTTCTTCAGGGCCCCGCTCCTTGTGCTCTCCTCCATGGCCGTGGCCATGATGACCGTCCTCTGGGCCATGGGGTTTCTCATCGGCGCGGGCTTTACCGTGCATATAATGAGCTCCATGATACCGATATTCCTGATGCCCATAGCGGTCGTTGACTCCATACACCTCTTGAGCGAGTTCCACGACAGGCTCCCGTCGGCGGGAGACAGGAAGAAGGCTATCCTCGAAGTGACCGACGAGCTCTTCGTGCCGATGCTCTTTACCTCGGTCACTTCTGCCGTGGGCTTCGCCTCACTCCTCTTTACGCCCATCCCTCCGGTCAGGGTTTTTGGGGGTTTCATCTCGTTCGGGATACTCGCGGCGTGGATAATGACGATTACGCTCCTTCCGGCCTTTATAATGCTCCTCCCCGAAAAGGCGCTGAAGAGATTCAAGGGGCGCGCGGAGGGGGCGGGGGGGGCGGCCTATCGCTTCCAGCAGGGGCTCGGCCGCTTCGCCGTAAAGCGCGCAAAATCGATTCTTGTCGCGTGCACCCTCCTCGTGGCGGTATCCGTCTACGGCATAAGCCTTACCGTGGTTAACGATAACCCGGTCAGGTGGTTCCACTCGGACCACCCCATACGCGTGGCCGATCGCGTCCTTAACAGCCACTTCGGCGGCACCTACATGGCCTACCTCGTTTTCGAGGGCGAAGAAGGCGGGGAGGTGATGAAAGAGCCGGAGACGCTCGCCTATATCGAAAGACTCCAGAGGGAACTCGCCTCCGTGGACGTGGTCGGCAAGACCACCTCCATAGTTGACGTGATTAAAAAGGTCTCCTTCGAGCTGCACGACGGGGACCCGGCCTATAACGCGCTTCCGGACACGCCTGAGAAGGTGGCCCAGTATCTCTTCCTCTACGAGATGAGCGGCGACCCGGACGACCTCTATCACCTGGTGGACCCCTCTTACGAGAAGGCCAACGTCTGGGTACAGCTTACGAGCGGCGACAACCGGGACATGAAGCGCGTGGAGGAGTTCGCGACCGCCTACATGGAAAAGAACCCTCCGCCGGGTATGGAATCGCGGTGGGCCGGGCTCACATACCTTAACGTCGTGTGGCAGGAGAAGATGGTCGCGGGCATGCTCCGGGCCCTTGCCGGAAGTGCCGTCACCGTATTCATAATAATGGCCCTGCTCTTCCGCGCGCCTCTCTGGGGGCTTATATCCATGGTGCCGCTTACCATGACCATTACCCTTATATACGGCCTTGTCGGCATGAGCGGCAAGTACTACGACATGCCCATAGCCGTGCTGTCGGCGTTGACGCTCGGCATATCCATAGACTTCGCCATACATCTGTGCCAGAGGACGAGGCAGATACGCGCCGGGGCCCCGGACTGGGACGTTACGGTCGGGAGGCTCTTCGACGAGCCGGTGAGGGCGATATTGAGGAACGTGGTCGTCATAGCGGTGGGCTTCCTGCCGCTCCTTCTCTCCCCGCTCGTTCCGTATAAGACCGTCGGCGTTTTCTTCGCGGCCATAATGGCGGTAAGCGGATTCGCCACGCTGCTTCTTCTGCCCGCGCTCATGGCGCTTTTAAGAAGCAGGCTTAAACTTTAA